The following are encoded together in the Diabrotica undecimpunctata isolate CICGRU chromosome 7, icDiaUnde3, whole genome shotgun sequence genome:
- the LOC140446752 gene encoding endocuticle structural glycoprotein ABD-4-like encodes MISLVVFLAIFGVTLGQYRPNPGPISPGQVIRIISQTQEGPNPDGSYAWSYDAENGISARETGRPKSQDILGVQGDFKYTGQDGVPIQLTYTADENGFVPQGAHLPTPPPIPDAILRSLEYNAAHPEEDDSQRQPTGGFRRP; translated from the exons ATGATTTCTTTG gtgGTATTTTTAGCGATATTTGGAGTAACTCTAGGACAATACAGGCCAAATCCTGGTCCAATTTCACCTGGCCAGGTTATTCGTATAATAAGTCAAACTCAAGAAGGTCCAAATCCAGATGGATCATACGCATGGAG TTATGATGCAGAAAATGGTATCTCCGCCCGTGAAACTGGTAGACCAAAATCACAAGATATTCTAGGAGTCCAAGGTGACTTCAAATACACCGGACAAGACGGAGTACCCATTCAGCTAACATACACTGCCGATGAAAACGGATTCGTTCCCCAAGGCGCTCACTTACCTACTCCCCCACCAATCCCAGACGCTATCCTAAGATCTCTCGAGTACAACGCTGCCCATCCCGAAGAAGATGATAGCCAGAGACAACCTACTGGAGGATTTAGAAGACCATAA